Proteins encoded in a region of the Candidatus Moanabacter tarae genome:
- the mhpD gene encoding 2-keto-4-pentenoate hydratase: MALSDNSIKRAAEFVAKGRLLPPSPIGYPDVEWEPVDAEDSMMIQDALHILLTANGYGTVVGTKIGCTTKVMQDYLGVPHPCVGGIFDTTIQYRIGKVGFKSFLHAGVECEIAVKLKSSISASGAPHTIDSVSEAVGAFFPAIEIVDDRYVDFSAREPDWRIWLADDFFGAGIVLGEPVFNWYALDLSRVQGSLMINGVEVGMGHGRDIINGHPLEALVWLANFEAKRGRDLPKDWIIMLGSIVQTKWVTMGDIVTVEIKGLGEASAHFV, translated from the coding sequence ATGGCTCTATCTGATAACTCAATAAAACGTGCGGCGGAATTTGTTGCTAAAGGGCGGTTGCTGCCTCCTTCGCCAATCGGGTATCCGGATGTAGAATGGGAGCCAGTTGATGCAGAGGATAGCATGATGATACAAGATGCCTTACACATCCTTCTGACGGCAAATGGTTATGGGACAGTCGTGGGTACGAAAATAGGGTGTACCACAAAAGTAATGCAGGATTACCTTGGCGTGCCACATCCGTGTGTGGGTGGAATATTTGATACGACCATTCAGTATAGGATCGGTAAGGTTGGGTTTAAATCCTTCCTTCATGCTGGGGTTGAATGCGAAATTGCCGTAAAACTTAAGTCTTCAATTTCAGCATCGGGGGCGCCTCATACTATCGACAGCGTCTCAGAAGCTGTTGGGGCGTTTTTCCCCGCTATAGAAATCGTAGATGATCGTTATGTTGATTTCTCTGCACGTGAGCCTGATTGGCGGATTTGGTTGGCCGATGATTTTTTTGGTGCTGGAATTGTATTGGGCGAACCTGTGTTCAATTGGTATGCTCTGGACCTTTCTAGGGTGCAGGGATCCTTGATGATCAATGGTGTTGAAGTTGGTATGGGACATGGGCGGGACATCATAAATGGACACCCCTTGGAGGCCTTGGTTTGGCTTGCGAACTTCGAGGCTAAACGTGGGCGTGACTTACCCAAGGATTGGATTATCATGCTTGGTAGTATTGTACAAACTAAATGGGTAACTATGGGCGATATTGTAACCGTGGAAATAAAAGGGCTAGGAGAGGCGTCCGCTCATTTTGTATGA
- a CDS encoding N-succinyl-L-Arg/Lys racemase → MKITAIQLTNLDVPFTHRSGEHLQYWIPAWRIVQLCRLTMDNGIVGWGETIVHATHATVPDDIEKRIVGEEAAGLLWNDGLGSGVQMALFDAVAKNENVPVHSLLGSKVRDWCPISWWACDMEKEEWERECRDAIAEGYMSAKFKTRPWQDLHACLDTVARVVPTEFKLDLDFNGHLVNSANAIPLLKSIEKFEQLAMIESPIPQEDVEGNLQLRKRLNRPIAMHFDRPPIMTALREDVMDGLIIGGGASQLTEQSALAKAANKPFWLQLVGTGITTTWAAHIGSVCKEARWPAITCMNIWESQLLEHPIKVHAGYYRVPDGPGLGIEIDEKALRKYAVNYSHVDTVRHIYRYTRAGGESVCIIGNRSTFHGRYTQTGLPICEKGSSIEVIPDNGSRKFEAFYKELERKGIIFESR, encoded by the coding sequence GTGAAAATTACAGCAATCCAACTCACTAACCTTGATGTCCCGTTCACCCATCGCAGTGGTGAACATCTCCAATACTGGATTCCAGCTTGGCGTATTGTACAACTTTGTAGATTAACGATGGACAACGGTATCGTAGGATGGGGAGAGACAATCGTCCATGCCACTCATGCTACTGTACCTGACGACATTGAAAAACGAATTGTCGGGGAAGAAGCCGCAGGTCTGCTATGGAACGACGGCCTTGGGTCAGGTGTACAAATGGCGCTTTTTGATGCAGTAGCTAAAAATGAAAATGTGCCCGTGCACAGTCTATTAGGATCCAAGGTCCGCGACTGGTGTCCAATCTCATGGTGGGCATGTGACATGGAAAAGGAGGAGTGGGAGAGAGAATGCAGAGATGCTATTGCGGAAGGCTACATGTCGGCAAAATTCAAAACACGGCCGTGGCAAGATCTACATGCTTGCCTAGACACTGTTGCGCGTGTTGTCCCAACTGAGTTCAAGTTGGATCTCGACTTCAATGGGCACCTCGTAAATTCCGCCAATGCAATACCGTTGCTAAAGTCGATCGAAAAATTTGAGCAACTGGCAATGATCGAATCTCCAATACCCCAAGAGGATGTTGAGGGAAATTTACAATTACGAAAACGTCTTAACCGTCCGATCGCAATGCATTTTGACCGACCCCCAATCATGACCGCCTTGCGAGAAGATGTAATGGATGGTCTCATAATCGGCGGGGGCGCGTCTCAGCTGACTGAACAGAGCGCCCTTGCAAAGGCAGCCAATAAACCATTTTGGCTGCAATTAGTCGGCACCGGCATTACAACAACCTGGGCCGCTCATATAGGATCTGTTTGCAAAGAAGCAAGATGGCCAGCCATCACCTGTATGAACATCTGGGAATCTCAGCTACTCGAACACCCGATTAAAGTGCATGCCGGTTATTATAGAGTTCCGGATGGCCCCGGCCTTGGAATCGAGATTGACGAGAAAGCCCTCCGAAAATATGCAGTCAATTATTCTCATGTGGATACGGTTCGTCATATCTATCGCTATACACGAGCAGGCGGCGAGAGTGTCTGCATCATCGGCAATCGAAGTACCTTTCATGGACGCTACACCCAAACCGGGTTACCTATCTGCGAAAAGGGTTCGAGTATCGAAGTTATCCCCGACAACGGCAGTCGGAAATTTGAAGCGTTTTACAAGGAACTTGAGCGAAAAGGTATTATTTTTGAGAGTCGATAA
- the katG gene encoding Catalase-peroxidase: protein MDSISKCPVLGGPDRHMAVGTTSNQHWWPNQLNLKILHQNSSLSDPMGEDFNYAEEFKTLDLDSLKKDIDEVMTTSQSWWPADYGHYGPLFIRMAWHSAGTYRIGDGRGGAASGTMRFAPLNSWPDNVSLDKARRLLWPIKQKYGRKISWADLMIFTGNCALESMGFKTFGFAGGREDVWEPEEDIYWGSETTWLDDERYTGDRELEEPLGAVQMGLIYVNPEGPNGNPDPLAAARDIRETFGRMAMNDEETVALIAGGHTFGKAHGACDKDGHIGPDPEAANLEEQGFGWKNSFGTGSGGDAFTSGLEGAWTTNPVEWDNNYFDNLFGFEWEQVKSPAGATQWVPADGQGVDTVPDAHDSSKNHPPMMFTTDLSLKTDPVYAAISKRFHENPEEFADAFSKAWYKLTHRDMGPRTRCLGPLVPEQPQLWQDPVPDATDEPVGEQDIVALKARILESELSISQLVSTAWASAATFRGTDKRGGANGARIRLAPQKNWEANQPDELRKVLQIQENIQEEFNSSQTDGKSVSLADLIVLGGCAAIEKAAKNAGHDIQVPFFPGRTDASQEQTDVDSFAVLEPTVDGFRNYFGNGHTRSAEELLVDRANMLMLTAPEMTVLVGGMRALNTNVGQSELGVFTKRPEILTNDFFVNLLDMSTEWQVSPRCDYFYEGRDRGTGELKWTGSRVDLLFGSNSQLRAIAEVYGCDDSQQAFVRDFVAAWDKVMNLDRFDLA from the coding sequence ATGGATAGTATAAGTAAGTGTCCAGTTTTAGGAGGACCTGATCGACACATGGCGGTCGGAACAACCTCAAATCAACACTGGTGGCCGAATCAGTTGAATCTGAAGATTCTGCACCAAAATTCCTCCCTTTCAGATCCGATGGGGGAGGATTTCAACTACGCTGAGGAATTCAAGACACTTGACCTCGATTCCCTCAAAAAGGACATCGATGAGGTGATGACGACATCTCAATCTTGGTGGCCAGCTGACTACGGCCACTACGGACCGCTTTTTATCCGAATGGCATGGCACAGCGCAGGGACATACCGCATCGGTGATGGCCGCGGGGGTGCAGCTTCCGGTACAATGAGGTTTGCGCCTCTTAATAGTTGGCCCGACAATGTAAGTCTGGATAAAGCCCGTAGGTTACTTTGGCCAATTAAGCAGAAGTACGGTCGGAAAATCTCCTGGGCTGACCTGATGATCTTTACCGGGAACTGTGCCTTAGAGTCGATGGGTTTCAAAACCTTTGGTTTTGCCGGGGGGCGTGAGGACGTCTGGGAGCCCGAAGAGGACATATACTGGGGATCTGAGACTACTTGGCTAGATGACGAACGTTACACTGGCGACAGGGAGCTCGAAGAGCCGCTTGGTGCTGTCCAAATGGGCTTGATTTACGTTAATCCTGAGGGGCCAAATGGCAATCCCGATCCGCTCGCTGCAGCCCGGGATATTCGAGAAACATTCGGGCGCATGGCAATGAATGACGAGGAGACGGTGGCACTCATAGCTGGAGGACATACGTTTGGCAAAGCTCATGGTGCTTGCGATAAGGACGGTCACATTGGTCCCGACCCTGAGGCTGCTAACTTAGAGGAGCAAGGTTTCGGCTGGAAAAATAGTTTCGGCACTGGAAGCGGTGGCGATGCTTTTACTAGTGGGCTGGAGGGTGCGTGGACGACCAATCCGGTAGAGTGGGACAACAACTACTTTGACAACCTTTTTGGTTTCGAGTGGGAGCAGGTGAAGAGTCCTGCAGGCGCGACACAGTGGGTTCCAGCAGATGGACAGGGCGTTGATACTGTGCCGGATGCTCACGATTCATCGAAGAACCACCCACCTATGATGTTCACGACGGATCTCTCACTAAAGACTGACCCGGTTTATGCGGCGATCTCAAAGCGCTTCCACGAAAATCCAGAGGAATTTGCAGATGCCTTTTCCAAAGCCTGGTACAAGTTGACGCACCGAGATATGGGACCGCGTACACGGTGTCTTGGGCCCTTGGTTCCCGAGCAGCCACAGTTGTGGCAGGACCCGGTTCCCGATGCCACCGATGAACCGGTAGGAGAACAAGACATCGTTGCGCTTAAAGCTAGGATCCTCGAATCGGAGCTGTCTATTTCCCAACTCGTATCAACCGCTTGGGCCTCTGCTGCAACATTTCGAGGTACCGACAAGCGTGGAGGGGCTAACGGGGCACGGATACGCCTGGCCCCGCAGAAGAATTGGGAAGCCAACCAGCCGGATGAATTAAGGAAAGTTCTGCAGATTCAAGAGAATATACAGGAGGAATTCAATAGCTCTCAGACTGATGGTAAAAGTGTTTCTCTTGCCGATTTAATCGTTTTGGGCGGATGCGCTGCGATTGAGAAAGCGGCGAAGAACGCTGGGCACGATATACAGGTTCCCTTCTTTCCGGGGCGAACGGATGCGTCGCAGGAGCAAACTGACGTAGATTCGTTTGCTGTTCTCGAACCCACTGTAGACGGGTTTCGGAACTACTTTGGAAACGGGCATACGAGATCGGCTGAGGAGCTTTTGGTCGATAGGGCGAACATGCTGATGTTGACCGCTCCAGAGATGACGGTGCTTGTAGGCGGCATGCGAGCTCTGAATACAAACGTTGGGCAATCCGAACTCGGCGTTTTTACTAAGCGGCCGGAAATCTTGACTAATGACTTCTTCGTAAACCTTCTCGATATGAGTACCGAGTGGCAGGTGTCTCCCAGATGCGATTACTTCTACGAGGGACGTGACCGAGGGACGGGCGAGCTCAAGTGGACGGGATCTCGCGTCGACCTCTTATTCGGTTCGAACTCCCAACTTAGGGCTATTGCGGAAGTATATGGGTGTGACGATTCGCAGCAAGCGTTTGTGCGTGATTTCGTGGCCGCTTGGGATAAGGTCATGAATCTCGATCGTTTTGACCTTGCTTGA
- the kat_1 gene encoding 3-aminobutyryl-CoA aminotransferase, protein MKTPIHKITAGQELYDKAKRLIVGATGLFGFRQELRAPQQWPPYAVRAQGCEVTDLDGQTYVDMSQCGIGATALGYADPDVTEAVVRSVRNGSMCAMNPPEEVELAELLLELHPWARKIRFGRLGGETMTIAIRIARASTRRDKVAFCGYHGWHDWYLAANMPNQEGGMADRLGEWHLLPGLEPLGVPRGLAGTTIPFAYNQIEELKAIVDAHGSELAAIVVEPTRNFEPEPGFLEGARDLADHCGARLIFDEITISWKLSCGGSHLKYGVCPDMAVFAKSLGNGHPMAAILGSTETMGAFQDTFISSAYWSEGVGPTAALATVKKHMRIDVPAHLFRIGTRLQEGLAKLAEKHRVPWMFSCHPALLYFGIDHSKANALFTLWTIRMLERGFLAVAGMYPMLAHEDRHVDAYLKAADSVVAELGEAIREDDIEQRIGGLVKESGFHRLA, encoded by the coding sequence ATGAAAACGCCGATACACAAGATTACCGCTGGTCAGGAACTTTACGACAAAGCAAAACGATTAATTGTTGGTGCTACTGGACTGTTTGGGTTCCGGCAGGAGCTTAGAGCCCCGCAACAATGGCCCCCTTACGCCGTCAGGGCACAGGGATGCGAGGTTACCGACCTAGATGGTCAGACTTATGTGGACATGTCGCAATGCGGTATCGGTGCTACTGCGCTTGGATATGCTGATCCCGATGTTACCGAAGCTGTTGTTCGTAGTGTGAGGAATGGATCGATGTGCGCTATGAATCCTCCTGAAGAGGTTGAACTAGCTGAGTTGCTTCTGGAGCTTCATCCTTGGGCTAGGAAGATTCGTTTTGGACGATTAGGAGGTGAGACCATGACAATTGCCATCCGGATCGCTCGGGCGAGTACGCGACGAGATAAAGTCGCGTTTTGCGGATACCACGGATGGCATGATTGGTATCTTGCTGCGAATATGCCGAACCAGGAAGGGGGAATGGCAGATCGGCTGGGCGAATGGCACCTGCTGCCAGGACTGGAGCCTTTGGGGGTGCCGCGTGGTTTGGCTGGTACGACGATACCCTTTGCTTACAACCAGATCGAAGAATTGAAAGCAATTGTAGATGCTCATGGATCGGAGTTGGCTGCGATTGTGGTTGAGCCTACACGGAATTTCGAGCCGGAGCCTGGATTCTTGGAAGGAGCTCGTGATCTGGCTGATCACTGCGGTGCTCGCCTCATCTTCGACGAGATCACAATCAGCTGGAAGCTCTCTTGTGGCGGTTCGCACCTAAAGTACGGTGTTTGCCCCGACATGGCAGTGTTTGCCAAATCTTTGGGCAACGGTCATCCTATGGCAGCAATACTTGGCTCGACTGAGACAATGGGTGCCTTTCAGGATACTTTCATCTCAAGTGCTTATTGGAGCGAAGGGGTCGGCCCAACGGCTGCCCTGGCAACCGTCAAAAAGCACATGCGCATCGATGTGCCAGCTCATCTCTTTCGGATTGGCACCAGATTGCAAGAGGGGTTAGCGAAACTTGCAGAGAAGCATCGGGTGCCATGGATGTTTTCCTGTCACCCTGCGCTATTGTACTTTGGAATCGATCACTCCAAGGCGAACGCTTTATTCACGCTGTGGACTATTCGAATGCTAGAGCGCGGGTTTCTTGCGGTTGCAGGAATGTACCCCATGTTAGCACATGAGGATCGTCATGTTGATGCGTACCTGAAGGCTGCCGATTCGGTGGTGGCAGAACTAGGAGAGGCTATTCGAGAAGACGATATCGAGCAAAGAATCGGTGGGTTAGTAAAGGAATCCGGGTTTCATCGTTTGGCGTAA
- the pimC gene encoding GDP-mannose-dependent alpha-(1-6)-phosphatidylinositol dimannoside mannosyltransferase has product MILLDVSHTSHCPSNTGIQRVCRSLYRELQDSDLCLPVCYDPYLKSWRILTAGEVENLSPNVGKLSPTNRKSIWNRGQRLKGRWGRIFPVLVRGTRIPDKHFSGFLVPEIFSPKFPNVVNELTPRIAGPRTALFFDAIPIGFPEYTPLTTVRRFPRYLMDLLQFDGIAAISETSKRDLIAFWENNGVVKHPPVESIPLGTDFVSESLICATSDPDEVRPVILNVSTMEGRKNHLKLLEAAEALWSAGVSFELKIIGALNRETGGPAIDLLKRLRRMGRPVCWIGHVSENRIREEYRKCYFSIYPSLYEGFGLPILESLSYGKPCICSDRGALRERIKNGGCLVLSDVTDEAIAVGMRRLLEDRELYRKLASEAKSRKFRTWKEYSNHLIDWMDSLRSNTSQRM; this is encoded by the coding sequence ATGATTCTCTTAGACGTTTCACACACTTCACACTGCCCGTCCAATACGGGGATTCAGCGGGTCTGTCGCAGTCTATATAGGGAACTGCAAGATTCGGATCTGTGTCTTCCGGTGTGTTATGATCCGTACCTAAAGTCCTGGCGGATTCTGACTGCTGGTGAGGTAGAAAATCTTTCACCAAATGTAGGAAAGCTTTCTCCAACGAATCGCAAATCCATTTGGAACAGAGGACAAAGACTCAAGGGGAGGTGGGGTCGAATCTTTCCGGTTTTGGTGCGAGGTACTCGTATACCGGACAAGCACTTTAGTGGTTTTTTGGTTCCCGAAATATTTAGCCCCAAATTTCCCAACGTTGTAAATGAACTTACGCCTCGCATAGCGGGCCCTAGGACAGCCTTGTTCTTTGATGCCATCCCGATCGGATTCCCTGAATATACGCCGCTGACAACGGTGAGGCGGTTTCCCCGTTACCTAATGGATCTCTTGCAATTTGATGGAATTGCCGCTATCTCGGAGACGTCGAAACGTGATTTAATAGCATTCTGGGAAAATAATGGCGTTGTAAAACACCCCCCAGTTGAAAGTATTCCTTTGGGAACTGATTTTGTCAGCGAATCCCTTATCTGTGCGACATCCGATCCGGACGAAGTGCGTCCTGTTATTCTCAATGTCAGCACCATGGAAGGACGTAAAAATCATCTGAAATTACTCGAAGCGGCGGAAGCTTTGTGGAGTGCTGGAGTTTCGTTCGAGCTTAAAATAATTGGGGCACTTAATCGCGAAACTGGGGGACCGGCGATTGATTTGTTAAAAAGGTTGAGACGGATGGGACGCCCTGTTTGTTGGATCGGGCATGTTAGTGAGAATCGTATTCGCGAAGAATACAGAAAATGTTACTTCAGTATATACCCCTCTCTCTATGAGGGATTTGGCCTTCCCATCTTGGAAAGTTTAAGCTATGGCAAGCCTTGTATTTGCAGCGACCGTGGGGCTCTTCGGGAGCGCATTAAAAATGGGGGCTGTCTCGTCCTCAGCGATGTTACAGACGAAGCGATTGCTGTTGGTATGCGGCGCTTACTCGAGGATCGAGAGCTCTATCGAAAGTTAGCATCCGAAGCAAAGAGTCGGAAGTTCCGAACCTGGAAAGAATACTCTAACCACCTTATAGACTGGATGGACTCACTGCGTTCCAATACCTCTCAAAGGATGTGA
- the uxuA_14 gene encoding Mannonate dehydratase: protein MIEVGIHTGERDIEKLINYCQKLDINAVCMHCQAIDGYQENGVPDKDHLMTVQDLMMRAGKKVEVMIPTPLQIDVLSKTDEWESKVDEVCGTFEVLGSCEVKAMLLYNFMKAAEASEREEQWQLVINIYRRFTEQAEKSGVKIATHGHCLPEYLIWNFDSISRLLQAADSPFNGWTYDPGILLLAQDDPYETVEKVKGRIPFAHARDVLGDWRMWDEVFLGRGNVDFPKVLQLLQDADFDGLICPEHLGLDGQGRENREAMAVKLLKEQLGTK, encoded by the coding sequence ATGATTGAAGTAGGAATCCACACGGGTGAACGAGATATAGAAAAACTCATTAATTATTGTCAGAAATTAGACATTAATGCCGTCTGCATGCATTGCCAGGCCATCGATGGATACCAGGAGAACGGCGTACCTGATAAAGATCACCTTATGACAGTCCAGGATTTGATGATGAGGGCAGGAAAGAAAGTAGAGGTCATGATCCCGACACCCCTACAGATTGACGTCTTGTCAAAAACCGATGAGTGGGAGTCAAAAGTCGATGAAGTCTGCGGGACATTTGAAGTGCTTGGCTCATGTGAAGTAAAAGCGATGCTCCTTTACAACTTCATGAAAGCTGCCGAGGCAAGTGAGAGGGAAGAGCAATGGCAACTGGTCATTAACATTTATCGTCGTTTTACAGAACAGGCTGAGAAAAGCGGGGTAAAAATTGCCACACATGGTCACTGCTTGCCCGAATATCTCATTTGGAACTTCGATAGTATCTCAAGGTTACTCCAGGCAGCAGATAGCCCTTTCAACGGTTGGACGTATGATCCAGGCATTCTGCTTCTAGCTCAAGATGACCCTTATGAAACTGTTGAAAAGGTGAAAGGGCGTATTCCCTTCGCCCATGCCCGTGATGTGCTAGGTGATTGGAGAATGTGGGATGAAGTGTTCTTAGGACGAGGCAATGTTGATTTTCCAAAAGTTTTACAGTTACTCCAAGATGCCGATTTCGACGGTCTAATATGCCCCGAGCACCTCGGACTAGATGGGCAGGGTAGAGAAAACCGAGAAGCAATGGCAGTAAAATTATTAAAAGAGCAACTTGGAACTAAGTGA
- the fabG_14 gene encoding 3-oxoacyl-[acyl-carrier-protein] reductase FabG — protein MSKAYTLSGKKALVTGGKRRIGRGIALALAEAGCDVGINDLSVDSDAQETVQLIQKLNRKSEFYPADISEPTDVEKMFSTFLEQFGQIDILVNNPYGGTSQGFLELTERNWDLNLDIGLKGFYLCSQQATRAMVATGTKGCIVSTSSVHGRRAWKGDTAYGVTKAGVLRLTESMAVDLGEYGIRCNAVLPGHMNTEHEFNTPPPSVGSIDESLFDSVPLRRRGTPEDIGRAVVFLCSDASACITGISLPVDGGLLAGAI, from the coding sequence ATGTCTAAAGCTTATACACTATCAGGAAAGAAAGCTCTGGTCACAGGAGGCAAAAGACGGATTGGACGCGGAATAGCTCTTGCTCTGGCAGAGGCCGGCTGCGATGTGGGCATCAATGATCTATCAGTGGATAGCGATGCACAGGAGACAGTGCAATTGATTCAAAAGTTGAATCGCAAATCTGAATTCTATCCTGCAGATATCTCAGAGCCTACTGATGTCGAGAAAATGTTTAGCACTTTCCTTGAGCAGTTCGGCCAAATCGATATCCTTGTTAACAATCCGTACGGAGGAACGTCCCAGGGATTCCTAGAGTTGACTGAGAGAAACTGGGATCTCAACTTAGATATTGGCCTCAAGGGCTTTTATCTATGCAGTCAACAGGCTACCCGCGCAATGGTAGCGACGGGTACCAAAGGATGTATTGTCAGCACATCTTCGGTCCACGGCCGTAGAGCTTGGAAAGGGGATACAGCTTATGGGGTCACCAAAGCGGGAGTACTGCGACTGACCGAGAGCATGGCAGTCGATCTCGGAGAGTACGGTATTCGATGTAATGCTGTACTTCCCGGCCATATGAATACCGAACACGAATTCAACACCCCCCCTCCGTCTGTTGGCAGCATCGATGAATCCCTCTTCGACTCCGTGCCATTGCGTCGACGTGGCACGCCGGAAGATATCGGTCGCGCCGTCGTGTTCCTCTGCTCTGATGCATCGGCCTGTATAACTGGCATATCCCTTCCCGTAGATGGAGGGTTGCTAGCGGGAGCAATATGA
- the gci_13 gene encoding D-galactarolactone cycloisomerase yields the protein MTSIDDRIENARDSVHITGLKAMELKNAAGQSLVRVETDVGLYGIGEAGAAGPATRANLQWLERVLIGADPLNIDKLYHQMMGLQHTYQAHVPTISGVDIALWDLAGKILNLPTSKLLTGRFRENVELYYGGPGLPNDRSKVDEWVKEFRAHPHGYRTLKIGFEQLLDKNRLSRTFRGAEPNQTLKESDLKLVRDGFTTIRNALGWDIDIIVHCHNEWDIPTAINISQAMEEVRPLWIEDPIQVWHSDGYKQLRAASRVPICTGEKIEGFRDFFPFIVEGAIDVLHPDLCWCGGISGGRKIAELADHFGLPVALHNCGSLVHNMANIHFGAMVRNFSMSETRIYSQPSISEMGGLDGFDLLEGKIAVPNGPGLGIELVPEVLRAEVREDEPFWD from the coding sequence ATGACAAGTATTGATGATCGCATAGAGAACGCACGGGATAGCGTGCATATCACGGGTCTCAAGGCAATGGAGCTTAAAAATGCGGCTGGGCAAAGTCTCGTCCGGGTCGAAACCGATGTCGGCCTCTATGGTATCGGTGAGGCAGGTGCGGCTGGTCCTGCTACCCGCGCTAATCTGCAGTGGCTCGAGAGGGTTCTGATCGGTGCCGATCCACTGAACATAGATAAGCTTTATCACCAGATGATGGGTCTTCAACACACCTACCAAGCCCATGTGCCAACCATCAGTGGCGTAGATATCGCTCTGTGGGACTTAGCGGGAAAGATTCTAAACCTCCCGACCAGCAAACTGCTCACAGGCCGGTTTCGCGAAAACGTCGAACTGTATTACGGAGGACCAGGCCTTCCAAATGATCGCTCTAAAGTCGATGAGTGGGTGAAGGAATTTCGCGCTCATCCTCACGGCTACCGAACCCTAAAGATTGGCTTCGAACAACTGCTGGATAAAAACCGTCTTTCCAGAACGTTCAGGGGAGCTGAACCGAATCAGACGTTGAAGGAAAGTGACCTCAAATTAGTTCGTGACGGGTTTACTACCATACGCAATGCTCTTGGTTGGGATATCGATATTATCGTTCACTGTCACAATGAATGGGACATACCAACGGCGATCAACATTTCTCAGGCAATGGAAGAAGTCCGTCCGCTCTGGATTGAAGACCCTATCCAGGTATGGCATTCCGACGGATACAAACAACTTAGGGCTGCTTCCCGCGTGCCTATATGCACCGGTGAAAAGATCGAAGGATTCCGTGATTTCTTTCCTTTCATCGTTGAGGGCGCAATCGATGTGTTACACCCCGATCTCTGCTGGTGCGGCGGTATAAGCGGAGGTCGGAAAATAGCAGAACTGGCCGATCATTTTGGGTTACCAGTGGCCCTGCATAATTGTGGGAGCCTCGTACATAATATGGCTAACATTCACTTCGGCGCCATGGTCCGTAATTTCAGCATGAGCGAGACGCGGATTTACTCTCAGCCGTCCATCTCTGAAATGGGCGGCCTTGACGGTTTCGATTTGCTGGAAGGTAAAATCGCAGTTCCAAACGGCCCTGGGTTGGGCATCGAGCTCGTACCCGAAGTGCTCCGCGCCGAAGTTAGAGAGGATGAACCTTTCTGGGATTAA